From the Sphingomonas suaedae genome, one window contains:
- a CDS encoding tetratricopeptide repeat protein, with the protein MSDAASRDDAFVLWMARDRAEQLTRQQTSLRTKFSVHTLHFGHPRRGSGVSLRRHQIAIDLVARKFGIAGKAADWEDCASDVDQLLMQEAAALLVSAGDGQIRLPDDHMGDCDLKDVKAILGLGSVSYPSLVRESTDPQSFGHELTLLSTLDLDADVFAWLLSKDSNDFASAVRNAPRTTGPADANANAQKLIAEYLHKLDQKIVTAALRVEIRELGREKNRFFLDRATPVQPRSVTIADEKDKHLPMVRHISAEAGLYAPPNHCRELMLDEMVIRPAGWRQFDISPDRFTNAATFIVGAVGCGKGAFLRLLLEQCKPRIGTQGNAIWSSALFVNCCFGQEFDSVLSLVEEFLDPDRRIRTDEEPARSRRDRIETALDDLGANRGPRLLIAFGAIDRLFGLEGELLSTDCHWLFKALIRCRRIDLVVTGSEKVLPYIARRKREYLKRKGHNPSRFRMFEVSRSKSSVAAMVGSTSAQTDASEPNEGNDGTQAGQSTLAPAISFIGQLRKQGRERDRKARNLNVRFGVHEDVAADDVDDDALESMRLSGGRRDRLIIEREIDGLMRDDAGKPTNRDFGTLAQEILKVLAFIGLPVEGEVLITPPGVRNQVDILTRGKLKEDKSSSNLAIKDGVFLAALDLLLSRKLVTTIEPYGFRPAEPFEAVEPDASKGVADVNRILHEIDDGVGDRPVRRSFPIDKKGRTPAQHAILHRHRFALHRSILAYVRSRHDVPIGETTLSDCFNMTLFVAQPDDIPTPRPQLASELAELVDWLQRGWKDVELSKSRITDEIVELKKGIEENYYGDPRNPTRERRLRELVKLMQMRGSLAPASLRAAGGIVRSFFSAATLFGLDVTDMHGRLTPAGAITAHKQRIREMLNAAFLMQSAREPQCDKFQKAWNDHLVSRVTIPNPVSSGSDLNHEYEMFDTNQREKLDTILEFFSETQPWSDARPESEKWKTTRYCDHAIVPRWARMAGVAQASPQAVFGSAAPSNDLARRPFYADEVAWMHNERAVMALGQGDLYSAQTSFHLALQANEAIEGTEYQPNRCRILLNKALVQIERGRIREAWHELKRLRNAIDPQKPHRPNSVDPDTLEHGRIFWLATGYMGLCEHLNGQVDLARDSYDAALKWLIAHGEHRAVAMFSMHRASLLQSGVGDYDGAMEGYRIALAAAESGPHADLAYLIQVSRTGLQVSKLARRLGKAPTPEEPLEMLSRAIRYGELLDMYRVTAFARNVRAALRLDLGDVEAAEIDIARALAIAARCGMKLRRISLRLLKGRAYTIRGSLDNARLMYQTALSEAEVHGYQQGIHQARDGLKRVLSSGQLEKLER; encoded by the coding sequence GTGAGCGATGCCGCGTCGCGCGACGACGCCTTCGTCCTTTGGATGGCGCGCGATCGTGCAGAACAGCTGACCCGCCAGCAGACAAGCCTCAGGACCAAGTTCAGCGTGCACACGTTGCACTTCGGCCATCCGCGGCGCGGGTCGGGCGTCAGCTTGCGTCGGCACCAGATCGCCATCGATCTGGTCGCGCGCAAGTTCGGGATCGCAGGCAAAGCAGCAGATTGGGAAGATTGCGCAAGCGACGTGGACCAACTGTTGATGCAGGAGGCTGCTGCGCTGCTCGTAAGCGCCGGCGACGGTCAGATTCGATTGCCGGACGATCATATGGGAGATTGTGATCTGAAGGATGTGAAAGCCATCCTCGGCCTCGGATCCGTGTCCTACCCAAGCCTGGTCCGGGAAAGCACCGATCCGCAGTCGTTCGGTCACGAACTCACCCTGCTCTCGACACTCGACTTGGACGCGGATGTGTTTGCGTGGCTCCTGTCGAAAGACAGCAACGACTTCGCGTCGGCGGTTCGGAATGCCCCTCGAACCACGGGGCCCGCGGACGCAAACGCAAACGCGCAAAAGCTGATTGCCGAATATCTCCACAAGCTCGACCAGAAGATCGTCACCGCCGCCCTGCGCGTCGAGATCAGGGAATTGGGCCGCGAGAAGAACCGGTTTTTTCTGGATCGCGCGACCCCGGTCCAGCCGCGAAGCGTGACCATTGCCGACGAAAAGGATAAGCATCTGCCGATGGTCCGCCATATCAGTGCGGAAGCCGGACTGTATGCTCCGCCAAACCATTGTCGCGAGCTGATGCTCGATGAGATGGTGATCAGACCGGCGGGCTGGCGTCAGTTCGACATTTCGCCGGACCGGTTCACAAATGCCGCGACCTTCATTGTCGGCGCAGTCGGATGCGGAAAGGGCGCGTTTCTTCGCCTGCTGCTTGAGCAGTGCAAACCAAGAATTGGAACCCAGGGCAACGCGATCTGGTCGTCGGCGCTGTTCGTCAACTGCTGCTTCGGACAGGAATTCGATTCGGTGCTGTCGTTGGTCGAAGAGTTTCTGGACCCGGACCGTCGGATACGAACAGACGAAGAACCTGCGCGCAGCCGACGGGACCGTATCGAGACCGCGCTCGACGATCTGGGTGCGAACCGGGGACCGCGCCTGTTGATCGCATTCGGTGCGATCGACCGGCTTTTCGGGCTGGAGGGGGAACTTCTTTCGACCGACTGTCACTGGCTGTTCAAGGCCCTGATCCGCTGTCGGCGCATTGATCTCGTCGTCACCGGCTCGGAGAAGGTCCTCCCCTATATCGCCAGGCGGAAACGCGAATATCTGAAACGCAAAGGGCACAATCCGAGCCGGTTTCGAATGTTCGAGGTAAGCCGTTCGAAAAGCAGCGTCGCAGCCATGGTCGGATCAACCTCGGCGCAAACCGACGCAAGCGAGCCAAATGAAGGCAATGACGGCACGCAAGCTGGCCAAAGCACCCTGGCACCCGCCATCTCGTTCATCGGCCAGCTTCGAAAGCAAGGGCGTGAGCGCGACAGAAAGGCGCGCAATCTGAACGTCCGTTTTGGTGTGCATGAAGATGTTGCCGCCGACGATGTCGACGATGACGCACTTGAATCGATGCGCCTGAGCGGGGGGCGTCGTGATCGCCTTATCATCGAGCGTGAGATCGATGGGCTGATGCGTGACGATGCCGGAAAGCCGACGAACCGTGATTTCGGCACGCTCGCGCAGGAAATTCTGAAGGTGCTGGCATTTATCGGCCTGCCGGTCGAAGGCGAAGTCCTCATCACGCCGCCAGGCGTGCGAAACCAGGTCGATATCCTCACGCGCGGCAAGCTGAAGGAAGACAAGTCGTCCAGCAATCTCGCGATCAAGGACGGCGTATTCCTGGCGGCGCTCGACCTGCTGCTCTCGCGCAAGCTGGTGACCACGATAGAGCCCTATGGCTTTCGTCCGGCAGAGCCTTTCGAGGCCGTCGAGCCCGACGCTTCCAAGGGCGTTGCCGACGTCAATCGGATCCTGCACGAGATCGACGATGGCGTCGGCGATCGCCCGGTCCGCAGGTCGTTCCCGATCGATAAAAAGGGCAGAACGCCTGCCCAGCACGCCATTCTGCACCGGCATCGCTTCGCGCTACACCGGAGCATTCTCGCCTATGTGCGAAGCAGGCACGATGTGCCGATCGGCGAGACGACTCTGAGCGACTGTTTCAACATGACATTGTTCGTCGCGCAGCCCGACGACATCCCCACGCCGCGCCCGCAGCTTGCGAGCGAACTTGCCGAGTTGGTCGACTGGCTCCAGCGGGGGTGGAAGGATGTGGAACTTTCGAAGAGCCGCATCACCGATGAGATCGTGGAACTCAAGAAAGGAATTGAAGAGAATTATTACGGCGATCCGCGCAATCCGACCCGGGAGCGCAGACTGCGCGAACTGGTGAAGCTGATGCAGATGCGCGGTTCGCTCGCGCCCGCTTCGTTGCGCGCCGCAGGGGGGATCGTGCGGAGTTTCTTCTCCGCCGCCACCCTTTTCGGCCTCGATGTGACCGATATGCACGGGCGTCTGACGCCAGCGGGCGCAATCACGGCCCACAAACAGCGTATTCGGGAGATGCTCAACGCCGCCTTCCTGATGCAGTCTGCCCGAGAGCCGCAGTGCGACAAATTCCAAAAGGCATGGAACGACCATCTCGTCAGCCGTGTGACGATCCCGAACCCGGTGAGCAGCGGGAGCGACCTCAACCACGAATATGAAATGTTCGACACCAATCAGCGCGAAAAGCTCGACACCATTCTCGAGTTCTTCTCCGAGACGCAGCCCTGGTCCGACGCGCGACCCGAATCCGAAAAGTGGAAGACAACGCGCTATTGCGACCATGCCATCGTGCCGCGGTGGGCCCGTATGGCGGGGGTCGCACAGGCGTCGCCCCAGGCTGTGTTCGGTTCTGCCGCACCATCCAACGATCTCGCACGCCGACCTTTTTATGCGGACGAGGTGGCGTGGATGCACAATGAGCGCGCAGTCATGGCCCTGGGGCAGGGCGACCTTTACTCCGCGCAGACCAGCTTTCATCTCGCATTGCAGGCGAATGAGGCGATTGAGGGGACCGAATACCAGCCCAACCGGTGCCGTATCCTGCTCAACAAGGCGCTTGTGCAGATCGAGCGCGGGCGCATCCGGGAGGCATGGCACGAACTTAAGCGGCTGCGAAATGCGATCGATCCCCAAAAGCCCCACCGCCCCAACTCGGTCGATCCAGACACCCTCGAACATGGCCGCATTTTCTGGCTCGCGACTGGCTATATGGGTCTTTGCGAGCATCTGAACGGACAGGTGGACCTTGCACGCGACAGCTACGACGCGGCGCTGAAGTGGCTGATCGCGCATGGAGAGCATCGCGCAGTGGCCATGTTCAGTATGCACCGGGCATCGCTGCTTCAATCAGGGGTTGGCGACTATGATGGCGCGATGGAGGGGTACCGGATCGCGCTGGCGGCGGCTGAATCCGGCCCTCACGCGGATCTCGCCTATCTGATCCAGGTGTCTCGAACCGGCCTTCAGGTGTCCAAGCTGGCGCGCCGCCTCGGCAAGGCGCCGACCCCCGAGGAGCCGCTTGAAATGCTCAGCCGGGCGATCCGCTATGGTGAATTGCTCGACATGTATCGCGTGACGGCGTTTGCACGCAACGTGCGTGCGGCGCTCCGCCTCGATCTGGGCGATGTCGAGGCGGCGGAGATCGACATTGCGCGCGCGCTCGCGATTGCGGCGCGGTGCGGGATGAAGCTGCGTCGCATCTCCCTGCGCCTTCTGAAAGGCCGCGCCTATACCATCCGGGGTTCGCTCGACAATGCGCGCCTCATGTATCAGACGGCGTTAAGCGAGGCGGAGGTCCATGGCTATCAGCAGGGCATCCACCAGGCGCGCGACGGTTTGAAGCGCGTCCTGAGTTCCGGGCAGCTTGAAAAGCTGGAGAGATAG
- a CDS encoding caspase family protein: MFRQLALVFAAFGLTAAAMPPAPVAAPQPPAPEAKGRIRALIIGVVNYKEGIASPMIGAFNDSVLIAETLLREGAKPDDVTLLLDAPTPELLAARGNPRMRQTKLTPDGVGTRANILAAMKRIADTTQKGDEVLLSFSGHGMQQNEAVAGSEPDGLDEVFLPYDTGPANGSEKIQNAVTDDEIGAVIDAIRAKGGNVTYLADFCHSGDSNRDAAGKDNGAPTSAKLGLKLNRKFATVSDGNFVRDLAVETSKGKAGWGAYVGMLAVPSSLQAKQYQAPRYADPLEQAAHGLLTVYAMANWNNPRVYSYRDLANRITAGIDGHKAPRPEFDGDLDRPVMGGLMKTAAAASGGGSWAVYKPARVFTAETKSTDPVKLERLEMSAGQLQGVVEGTIVGLALTSPEGDKTILYGRVDKADAYKAILVPVDFGDIPATTWNDVRDIDGRPLSREVRLIATIEQQPVQLDYRIALPAAPASPTPAQAAALAALKEIKPADIGATFVQPGQEADLILAFNGDKLSLDQPPGRVTASFGDVDLGAAMAAGGSNPAIRVRFTIGGALVKATRFSRLQRVLASPAMETGGPGEDPARNVKVKFYVARPQSLAAGAECPDTSADYYAVAKDARLVGGDGSEAGSFSFQRCDWLFIKVTNSGKSDLYVNPLIFSPDGGILLVDGQDGRSALKADNPTRLRAGESGVIQYNLSDAQQGAELRDDLVLLVSDVSDGVPLSYARLVQCPVVVGPEDGEACAASAGPTLAGTRMRNNGAAGTAIEDLIDAALVGSTTRSGPVKKPTAVSALRFSWRTELPPAQR, translated from the coding sequence ATGTTCAGGCAGCTGGCACTGGTATTTGCGGCATTCGGGCTGACGGCGGCGGCGATGCCGCCCGCGCCGGTCGCCGCGCCCCAGCCCCCCGCGCCGGAGGCCAAGGGCCGCATCCGCGCGCTCATCATCGGTGTCGTGAACTATAAGGAGGGCATCGCCTCCCCGATGATCGGCGCGTTCAACGATTCGGTGCTGATTGCCGAGACGCTGCTGCGTGAAGGCGCCAAGCCGGACGATGTGACGCTGTTGCTCGACGCGCCGACCCCCGAACTGCTCGCCGCGCGCGGCAATCCGCGGATGCGCCAGACCAAGCTCACTCCCGATGGCGTCGGCACGCGCGCCAACATCCTCGCCGCGATGAAGCGCATCGCCGATACGACGCAGAAGGGGGACGAGGTGCTGCTGAGCTTTTCGGGCCATGGGATGCAGCAGAACGAGGCGGTCGCCGGGTCCGAGCCGGACGGGCTGGACGAAGTGTTCCTGCCCTATGACACCGGTCCGGCCAATGGGTCGGAGAAGATTCAGAACGCGGTGACCGACGATGAGATCGGCGCGGTGATCGACGCGATCCGGGCCAAGGGCGGCAACGTCACCTATCTCGCCGATTTCTGCCATTCGGGCGATTCGAATCGCGATGCGGCGGGCAAGGACAATGGCGCGCCCACCTCGGCAAAGCTGGGGCTGAAGCTCAACCGCAAGTTCGCGACCGTCAGCGACGGCAATTTCGTCCGCGATCTCGCGGTCGAAACCTCGAAGGGCAAGGCGGGCTGGGGCGCTTATGTCGGGATGCTCGCCGTCCCGTCCTCGCTCCAGGCCAAGCAATATCAGGCGCCGCGCTATGCCGATCCGCTGGAACAGGCCGCGCACGGGCTGCTCACCGTCTATGCGATGGCCAATTGGAACAATCCGCGCGTCTATTCCTATCGCGATCTCGCCAACCGCATCACTGCGGGCATTGACGGGCACAAGGCGCCGCGCCCCGAATTCGACGGCGATCTCGACCGCCCGGTGATGGGCGGCCTGATGAAGACCGCTGCGGCGGCATCGGGCGGCGGCAGCTGGGCGGTGTACAAGCCCGCCCGCGTGTTCACCGCCGAAACCAAATCGACCGATCCGGTGAAGCTCGAGCGGCTGGAAATGAGCGCGGGTCAGCTCCAGGGCGTGGTCGAAGGAACGATCGTCGGTCTCGCGCTCACCTCGCCGGAGGGCGACAAGACCATCCTCTATGGCCGCGTCGACAAGGCCGATGCGTACAAGGCGATCCTGGTGCCGGTGGATTTCGGCGATATCCCGGCGACGACGTGGAACGATGTCCGCGATATCGACGGCAGGCCGCTGTCGCGTGAGGTGCGCCTGATCGCGACGATCGAGCAACAGCCGGTTCAACTGGACTATCGCATCGCGCTGCCCGCAGCACCCGCGAGCCCCACGCCTGCCCAGGCTGCGGCGCTGGCCGCGCTCAAGGAGATCAAGCCCGCCGATATCGGCGCCACCTTCGTTCAACCGGGGCAGGAGGCGGATCTGATCCTTGCCTTCAACGGCGACAAGCTCTCGCTCGATCAGCCTCCGGGGCGGGTGACCGCATCGTTCGGCGATGTCGACCTGGGCGCCGCGATGGCGGCGGGGGGCAGCAACCCGGCAATCCGCGTGCGCTTCACGATCGGCGGCGCGCTGGTCAAGGCGACCCGCTTCAGCCGCCTCCAGCGCGTGCTCGCCAGCCCGGCGATGGAAACGGGCGGTCCGGGCGAGGACCCGGCCCGGAACGTCAAGGTCAAATTCTATGTCGCGCGGCCCCAATCGCTCGCCGCGGGTGCCGAATGCCCCGATACCAGCGCCGACTATTACGCCGTCGCCAAGGATGCGCGTCTGGTCGGCGGCGATGGCAGCGAAGCGGGAAGCTTTTCCTTCCAGCGCTGCGACTGGCTGTTCATCAAGGTGACCAATAGCGGCAAGAGCGACCTTTATGTGAACCCGCTGATCTTCTCGCCGGATGGCGGCATCCTGCTGGTCGATGGACAGGATGGGCGGAGCGCCCTCAAGGCCGATAATCCCACCCGCTTGCGCGCGGGCGAAAGCGGGGTGATCCAGTATAATCTCAGCGACGCCCAGCAAGGTGCGGAACTGCGCGACGACCTGGTCCTGCTGGTCAGCGACGTCAGCGATGGCGTGCCGCTCAGCTATGCGCGGTTGGTCCAGTGTCCGGTGGTGGTCGGGCCGGAGGACGGCGAAGCCTGCGCCGCCTCTGCCGGGCCGACGCTGGCGGGAACGCGAATGCGGAACAATGGCGCGGCGGGGACGGCGATCGAGGATCTGATCGATGCCGCGCTGGTCGGATCGACGACCCGCAGCGGCCCCGTCAAGAAGCCGACGGCGGTGTCGGCGCTGCGCTTCAGCTGGCGGACCGAACTGCCCCCGGCCCAGCGCTGA
- a CDS encoding CHAT domain-containing protein — protein sequence MFDRKLAHEIYKQLIAPVEDVLAGKQVLLTNVSGALTSLPLALLVTAPPQGADTDAAAVATSPWLIDKYALAELPSVSSLRALRCLLVANPADAHPGCDTRAASRAYAQAGAGGVALAAYGAPTLLGQFVPGKTDRSVTPDLAGQMYKGKLADTEKLRALAYLPQAKAELESLGKTFGQRAEVVLGDAATETAVKASKSIPTARFVVFSTHGLLATEVGDNAEPGLVFTPPKTATALDDGLLTASEVAELKMSADLVALSACNTAASSGKAGAEGLSGLARSFFFAGARSLLVSHWAVSDAATSLLMQQTFDNISKGDIAGRARALQAAMKTVRNEGTGQFVSPKYWAAFTLVGEPGK from the coding sequence GTGTTCGATCGCAAGCTGGCGCATGAGATCTACAAGCAACTGATCGCACCGGTCGAAGACGTGCTGGCGGGCAAGCAGGTACTGCTCACCAATGTCAGCGGCGCGCTCACCTCGCTCCCGCTGGCGCTGCTCGTTACCGCGCCGCCACAGGGCGCGGATACCGATGCCGCTGCGGTCGCGACCAGCCCGTGGCTGATCGACAAATATGCGCTGGCGGAACTGCCGTCGGTGTCATCGCTGCGCGCGCTGCGCTGCCTGCTCGTCGCGAACCCCGCCGACGCGCATCCCGGCTGCGATACCAGGGCGGCGTCGCGCGCCTATGCCCAGGCGGGCGCTGGTGGGGTTGCGCTCGCGGCCTATGGCGCGCCGACGCTGCTCGGGCAGTTCGTCCCCGGCAAGACCGACCGCTCGGTAACCCCCGACCTGGCGGGACAGATGTACAAAGGCAAGCTCGCGGACACCGAGAAGCTGCGGGCGCTCGCCTATCTCCCCCAGGCCAAGGCCGAACTGGAGAGTCTGGGCAAAACCTTTGGCCAGCGCGCCGAGGTCGTGCTGGGTGATGCCGCCACCGAAACGGCGGTGAAGGCGAGCAAGTCCATTCCGACCGCGCGCTTCGTCGTCTTCTCCACCCATGGCCTGCTCGCCACCGAGGTGGGTGACAATGCCGAGCCGGGTCTTGTCTTTACCCCGCCCAAGACCGCCACGGCACTGGACGATGGCCTGTTGACCGCGTCGGAAGTCGCCGAGCTCAAGATGTCGGCGGACCTCGTCGCGCTGTCCGCCTGCAACACCGCCGCATCGAGCGGCAAGGCGGGCGCCGAGGGCCTGTCGGGCCTCGCCCGCTCCTTCTTCTTCGCAGGCGCCCGCTCGCTGCTCGTCAGCCATTGGGCGGTCAGCGACGCGGCGACCTCGCTGCTGATGCAGCAGACGTTCGACAATATATCGAAAGGCGACATTGCCGGCCGCGCGCGCGCGCTTCAGGCTGCGATGAAGACGGTGCGCAACGAAGGCACCGGTCAGTTCGTCAGCCCCAAATATTGGGCGGCGTTCACGCTGGTCGGCGAACCCGGCAAGTGA
- a CDS encoding trypsin-like peptidase domain-containing protein, with product MMKSKVHSGLLAGVAVLAMIGTSMPVLPAAAQTAPFDSARGVYSYARDLKAVAPSVVKVIVLGQKQAERSGQEDDPFRGQSSAQRPPAQGAPQPIGSGSGVIIDAARGEILSNNHVVEKGTAFKIQLYDGRVVDAEVVGRDPQTDIALLRVKASGLRAIQMGDSGSIEVGDLAFAIGYPFGFDQTLTMGVISGLGRTGIGDGLQDFIQTDAAVNSGNSGGALIDSRGRLIGINTAIWSKSGDNSGIAFAVPINMAMAVADQLRRNGTVRRGRIGVTVGPVTVEAAAGGSTRGALVAEVSPDGAAARAGLRSGDIITSADGRAIEGPGNLTAILGVLEPGKTIALGYRRGGQTGTAQVRVEAPRPVQVQRPPSGSSQGLAALGATFRDVNASDRLPAQVRGAVVASLQPNSQAARSGLQTGDVIVGVNGEQVQSAAELARAFQNIAGGAILFVARGNSLIQLRLER from the coding sequence ATGATGAAGAGCAAGGTGCATTCGGGGCTGCTGGCGGGAGTGGCGGTGCTGGCGATGATAGGCACGTCGATGCCTGTGCTGCCCGCAGCGGCACAGACCGCGCCGTTCGACAGCGCGCGCGGCGTCTATTCCTACGCGCGCGACCTCAAGGCCGTGGCGCCGAGCGTGGTCAAGGTCATCGTGCTGGGCCAGAAACAGGCCGAGCGCTCCGGGCAGGAGGACGACCCGTTTCGCGGCCAGTCGTCGGCGCAGCGTCCTCCTGCGCAGGGCGCACCGCAGCCGATCGGAAGCGGATCGGGCGTCATCATCGATGCTGCGCGTGGCGAGATCCTGTCCAACAACCACGTCGTCGAGAAGGGGACCGCGTTCAAGATCCAGCTCTATGACGGTCGCGTGGTCGATGCCGAAGTGGTCGGCCGCGATCCGCAGACCGACATCGCGTTGCTGCGCGTCAAGGCGAGCGGGCTGCGTGCGATCCAGATGGGCGACAGCGGGTCGATCGAGGTCGGCGATCTCGCCTTTGCGATCGGATATCCCTTCGGTTTCGACCAGACGCTGACCATGGGCGTCATTTCGGGCCTGGGCCGCACCGGAATCGGCGACGGGCTTCAGGATTTCATTCAGACCGACGCTGCGGTGAACAGCGGCAATTCGGGCGGCGCCCTGATCGACAGCCGGGGACGGCTGATCGGCATCAACACCGCGATCTGGTCCAAATCGGGTGACAATAGCGGCATCGCCTTTGCCGTGCCGATCAACATGGCGATGGCCGTCGCCGATCAGTTGCGCCGCAACGGCACCGTACGGCGTGGCCGGATCGGCGTGACGGTCGGGCCGGTAACCGTCGAGGCGGCGGCGGGCGGATCGACACGCGGCGCGCTGGTCGCCGAAGTGTCGCCCGATGGCGCGGCGGCGCGTGCGGGCCTGCGGTCCGGCGACATCATCACATCCGCCGATGGCCGGGCGATCGAGGGGCCGGGCAATCTGACCGCGATCCTGGGCGTGCTCGAACCGGGCAAGACGATCGCGCTCGGCTATCGCCGTGGCGGCCAGACCGGCACGGCACAGGTGCGGGTCGAAGCCCCGCGGCCGGTTCAGGTCCAGCGCCCGCCGAGCGGCAGCAGCCAGGGCCTAGCGGCGCTTGGCGCCACCTTCCGCGATGTCAATGCCAGCGATCGGCTGCCCGCGCAGGTTCGCGGTGCGGTGGTCGCGAGCCTTCAGCCCAATTCGCAGGCTGCGCGTTCGGGACTTCAGACCGGGGACGTCATCGTCGGCGTCAATGGCGAGCAGGTGCAGAGTGCGGCAGAGCTTGCCCGGGCGTTCCAGAACATCGCCGGTGGCGCAATATTGTTCGTCGCGCGCGGAAATAGCCTGATCCAGTTGCGGCTGGAACGGTAA
- a CDS encoding sensor histidine kinase, translated as MFRWLPLRTTFVIGALAAVALVGLTLGLLQMVSANARDLAMVRAQADAAVLTSKIASLPPAMSAEERDADILTMIAARAMEATDGGRCDSGERARALFLYRGGEGGLVGTPQLAWPSGSGEVQFRVPAGTACQRADTVAVGTIEDLGEGRAFLSARIFSPDPRLVTRAYLLAAGVGLAFLLFAGLLAWALMRGWRTRLDAFNALLDRADRTGFAERAPVDDAQPEFRLLAQHLNALLARSEDMIGGLRRLHRHVAHDLRGPVMVARKHLDALNEKIPGEPLIADADAKLLTVDKRCRMLLGIIDAEVSRRTEADSVDPGARIRQLIDDMFVYLGDDKDLEFALEAQDARVRVAADLFDRMVENIMGNAVKFANPGSTIRCTVTRVGDTVGIAVENDGPGIEQSKIERIFEPGYSSGGADSHGLGLAFVRTVALRAGGNVQAYNRAGGFRIEITLPALVEDMIAGSGKGE; from the coding sequence ATGTTTCGCTGGCTTCCGCTTCGTACGACCTTCGTCATCGGCGCGCTTGCGGCGGTGGCGCTGGTCGGGCTGACCCTCGGCCTGCTCCAGATGGTGTCGGCGAACGCCCGCGATCTGGCGATGGTGCGCGCGCAGGCCGATGCGGCGGTGCTGACCAGCAAGATCGCCAGCCTGCCGCCCGCCATGTCGGCGGAGGAGCGCGATGCGGATATACTGACGATGATCGCGGCGCGGGCGATGGAGGCGACCGATGGCGGCCGCTGCGACAGCGGCGAGCGGGCGCGGGCGCTGTTCCTGTATCGCGGTGGGGAAGGCGGGCTGGTCGGTACGCCGCAGCTCGCCTGGCCCTCGGGCAGCGGCGAAGTCCAGTTCCGGGTTCCGGCGGGGACCGCGTGCCAGCGCGCCGACACGGTCGCCGTCGGTACGATCGAGGATCTGGGCGAGGGCCGCGCCTTTCTGAGCGCGCGCATCTTCAGCCCCGATCCGCGGCTGGTGACGCGCGCCTATCTGCTTGCGGCGGGCGTGGGCCTGGCGTTTCTGCTGTTCGCCGGGCTGCTCGCCTGGGCGCTGATGCGCGGGTGGCGCACCCGACTGGATGCGTTCAACGCGCTGCTCGATCGCGCCGACCGGACCGGTTTTGCCGAGCGCGCGCCCGTCGATGATGCGCAACCCGAATTTCGCCTGCTCGCCCAGCATCTGAACGCGTTGCTCGCGCGGTCGGAGGACATGATCGGCGGGCTGCGGCGGCTTCACCGCCATGTTGCGCACGATCTGCGCGGGCCGGTGATGGTGGCGCGCAAGCATCTCGACGCGCTGAATGAGAAGATACCAGGCGAGCCGTTGATCGCCGATGCGGATGCGAAATTGCTGACGGTCGACAAACGCTGCCGGATGCTGCTCGGCATCATCGATGCGGAAGTGTCGCGCCGGACCGAGGCGGACAGCGTCGATCCCGGCGCGCGCATCCGCCAGCTGATCGACGACATGTTCGTCTATCTGGGCGACGACAAGGATCTGGAGTTCGCGCTGGAGGCACAGGATGCGCGCGTGCGCGTCGCGGCCGACCTGTTCGACCGGATGGTCGAGAATATCATGGGCAATGCGGTCAAGTTCGCCAACCCGGGATCGACCATTCGCTGCACGGTGACGCGCGTAGGCGACACCGTCGGGATCGCGGTCGAGAATGACGGGCCGGGGATCGAGCAAAGCAAGATCGAACGGATTTTTGAGCCCGGCTATTCGAGCGGCGGTGCGGACAGCCATGGCCTGGGTCTGGCATTCGTCCGCACGGTCGCGCTCCGCGCAGGCGGCAATGTACAGGCTTATAATCGCGCTGGCGGATTTCGTATCGAAATCACGCTGCCGGCGCTTGTCGAAGACATGATCGCAGGATCGGGGAAAGGGGAATGA